The following are encoded together in the Zingiber officinale cultivar Zhangliang chromosome 8A, Zo_v1.1, whole genome shotgun sequence genome:
- the LOC122010628 gene encoding zinc finger MYM-type protein 1-like translates to MNAPGNNQMIAPKIQKQLVNACAVETTNAILADLGDRWFTLLLDEARDCSVKEQMAVVIRYVNKHGEVIERFMAVVHVATTTTACLKEAIDSLFAKYGLSVARLRGQGYDGASNMSGEFNGLKSLIMKENPYALYVHCFAHQLQLVVVAVAQANQ, encoded by the coding sequence ATGAATGCACCtggaaataatcaaatgattgcccCAAAAATTCAAAAGCAATTGGTGAATGCTTGTGCAGTTGAGACCACAAATGCTATTCTAGCTGATCTTGGAGATAGATGGTTCACTTTACTACTTGATGAGGCTCGTGACTGTTCAGTGAAAGAGCAAATGGCAGTTGTTATTAGATATGTGAACAAGCATGGAGAGGTGATTGAACGATTTATGGCTGTAGTTCATGTTGCAACAACTACAACTGCTTGTTTGAAGGAGGCAATCGACTCTTTATTTGCTAAGTATGGTTTATCAGTGGCGAGATTGAGgggtcaaggatatgatggtgcttCAAATATGTCTGGAGAATTTAATGGCTTAAAGTCACTGATAATGAAAGAAAATCCGTATGCATTAtatgttcattgttttgctcatcaactccagctaGTGGTTGTAGCCGTTGCTCAAGCAAATCAATAG